One region of Sphingomonas abietis genomic DNA includes:
- a CDS encoding reverse transcriptase domain-containing protein yields MASRTKFPTVPTGAYRPSPARCKLIPKAGKPGEFRPLGIPTIKDRVVQGAAKLILEPIFEAQFWHVSYGFRPGRSAHGALEYMRRASLPQKRDSDTRRSRMPYPWVIEGDIKGCFDNINHHLLLDRIRKRVADRRVVRLVGQFLKAGVLAEDQFFRTDAGTPQGGIISPMLANIALSTIEERYERWTFHRTKTQARRKSDGLKAAKSARDSDRIAGRCIFLPVRYADDFVVLVSGTQEDALAEKSALADHLHRTTGLELSPEKTRVTAMTDGFEFLGFRFGMHWDKRYGYGPRVEIPDAKPANLRRKVKQLTRPNSISGSLGEKLLELNPILRGWANYYRYCVGAGHVFVDLDWYVGLRLYCWLRRKRPKAMASELWRSKLHSLLRPTRRVWRDALVEQHLLGWTPVCRYRLSWMRQPDFAMSSGEPDFLSFCKREVS; encoded by the coding sequence ATGGCCTCGCGCACAAAATTCCCGACAGTCCCCACTGGCGCATATCGGCCAAGCCCGGCTCGATGCAAACTCATACCCAAAGCCGGTAAACCGGGGGAATTCCGACCCCTGGGCATCCCCACGATCAAGGACCGCGTCGTTCAAGGCGCGGCCAAGTTGATCTTGGAGCCGATATTCGAAGCTCAGTTCTGGCACGTCTCCTATGGGTTCCGGCCCGGCCGGAGCGCGCATGGAGCTTTGGAATATATGCGACGAGCGTCGTTGCCCCAGAAACGGGACAGCGACACGCGCCGAAGCCGGATGCCTTACCCTTGGGTGATCGAAGGGGACATCAAGGGCTGCTTCGACAACATCAATCACCATCTACTTCTCGACCGGATACGCAAACGCGTTGCCGATCGCCGGGTAGTGCGGTTGGTAGGACAGTTCTTGAAAGCTGGGGTTCTGGCGGAAGACCAGTTCTTTCGTACGGACGCCGGCACACCCCAAGGTGGGATAATCTCCCCAATGCTCGCCAACATCGCGCTCAGCACGATCGAGGAGAGATATGAGAGGTGGACGTTCCATCGCACGAAAACTCAGGCCCGTCGCAAGAGCGATGGGCTTAAGGCAGCGAAAAGCGCCCGGGACAGCGACCGAATTGCTGGCCGCTGCATCTTTCTCCCGGTGCGCTACGCCGATGATTTCGTAGTTTTGGTCTCGGGGACACAGGAAGACGCGCTCGCGGAGAAATCCGCGCTCGCCGATCACCTACACCGGACGACAGGACTCGAATTATCGCCGGAAAAGACGAGGGTCACGGCAATGACCGACGGATTCGAATTCCTCGGATTCCGCTTCGGTATGCACTGGGACAAACGCTATGGTTACGGCCCGCGCGTGGAAATCCCAGACGCAAAACCCGCCAACCTGCGTCGCAAAGTCAAGCAGCTGACCCGCCCAAATAGTATCAGCGGCAGCCTTGGCGAGAAGCTTCTGGAACTCAACCCCATCCTGCGCGGATGGGCGAATTACTATCGCTACTGTGTAGGGGCAGGCCACGTGTTTGTCGATCTCGACTGGTATGTTGGCCTCCGCCTTTATTGCTGGCTGCGAAGGAAACGCCCAAAAGCGATGGCCAGCGAACTCTGGCGTTCAAAACTCCATAGTCTGCTACGGCCCACGAGGCGCGTGTGGCGGGACGCTCTTGTCGAACAACATCTCCTCGGCTGGACTCCCGTGTGCCGCTATCGTCTCAGTTGGATGAGACAGCCTGATTTCGCCATGTCTTCTGGAGAGCCGGACTTCCTATCCTTTTGCAAACGAGAAGTATCGTAG
- a CDS encoding IS256 family transposase: MAIEKDVLDQLLAGRDPQELFAKDGLLDELKKALSERMLSAELDDHLETEGAAGAINRRNGSSKKTVLTGTSKLTLDIPRDRAGTFDPKLIAKYQRRFPDFDSKIISMYARGMTVREIRGHLEELYGIDVSPDLISTITDAVLETVAEWQGRPLDACYPLVFFDAIRDEGFVRNKAVYIALGILPDGTKEILGIWIEQTEGAKFWLRVMNELKNRGVADILIAVVDGLKGFPEAINAAFPETIVQTCIVHLLRNSMSFASWKDRKPIAQALRAVYRAETPEAGLAALEVFEQGHWGKQYPAIAQGWRRHWAQVIPFFAFPEGVRRIIYTTNAIEALNSKLRRAVRTRGHFPGDDAAMKLLYLVLNTAAQEWKRPPREWAEAKTQFAVIFGERFVI; encoded by the coding sequence ATGGCAATCGAGAAAGACGTGCTGGATCAGCTTCTGGCTGGTCGTGACCCACAGGAGCTGTTCGCCAAGGACGGCTTACTGGACGAACTGAAGAAGGCGCTCTCCGAGCGCATGTTGTCAGCAGAGCTGGATGATCATTTGGAGACTGAAGGCGCCGCAGGCGCCATCAATCGGCGGAACGGCTCATCGAAGAAGACGGTGCTGACAGGCACTTCGAAGCTAACGTTGGACATCCCTCGTGACCGGGCAGGGACGTTCGATCCGAAGCTCATCGCGAAGTATCAGCGGCGGTTTCCCGATTTCGATAGCAAGATCATCTCGATGTACGCACGCGGCATGACGGTGCGCGAAATCCGTGGGCATCTCGAGGAGCTCTACGGGATCGATGTCTCGCCGGACCTCATATCGACCATCACCGACGCCGTGCTGGAAACCGTCGCGGAATGGCAGGGGCGGCCGCTCGACGCTTGTTATCCGCTGGTCTTTTTCGACGCGATCCGGGACGAAGGGTTCGTGCGAAACAAGGCGGTGTACATTGCGCTCGGCATCCTTCCCGACGGCACGAAAGAAATTCTTGGCATCTGGATCGAGCAGACCGAGGGCGCCAAATTCTGGCTGCGCGTGATGAACGAACTCAAAAACCGCGGCGTTGCCGACATCCTGATTGCTGTCGTCGACGGCCTGAAGGGCTTCCCAGAAGCGATCAACGCCGCGTTCCCCGAGACGATCGTTCAGACCTGCATCGTCCACCTGCTCCGCAACTCGATGAGCTTTGCGTCGTGGAAGGACCGCAAGCCGATCGCGCAAGCGCTTCGCGCCGTTTATCGCGCCGAGACCCCCGAAGCTGGCTTGGCCGCCCTGGAGGTGTTCGAGCAGGGCCATTGGGGGAAACAGTATCCGGCGATCGCCCAAGGCTGGCGCCGACATTGGGCCCAGGTGATCCCATTCTTCGCGTTTCCCGAAGGCGTACGCCGGATCATCTATACGACGAACGCGATTGAGGCGCTCAACTCAAAGCTACGCCGCGCGGTCCGAACCAGAGGTCACTTCCCCGGTGACGATGCTGCGATGAAACTGCTATACCTCGTGCTCAACACAGCGGCCCAAGAGTGGAAAAGGCCGCCGCGGGAGTGGGCCGAGGCAAAGACCCAGTTCGCCGTGATCTTCGGCGAACGGTTCGTCATCTGA